The window TTATTAACAAGCCAGAAGTGGCTATTGTGGCGTTAGGGAAACTGCAAACGTTGCCGCGCTTTGATGCTAATGGCCAAGTGGAAGCGCGCAAGATAATGCAAGTGAGTTGGTCTGGCGATCATCGAGTGATTGATGGAGCAACAATTGCTCGGTTCTGTAATTTATGGAAGTCATACCTAGAGGATCCCGCGTCAATGTTGATGGCCATGAGTTAATTAAAATAGTCATTGAGAGATAAAAATCACCGAATTAGGTGATTTTTTTTTTGGCTGGAGTATGATAATTAACAATTAAACAACGAAATCAGCTTATGTTTTATCGACCTGCATTTAATAATCATCGAGTATTACCCCCAGCGAACTGGCATGAGCTGGCGCAAGGGCAGTGGCTACTCGACCAAGTAAATGAGCAATTAACCCCGTGGTGGCCGAGAATTTTTGGTTATCATCTACTTAAATTAGGCTCGTTAAGCCATACCATTGATACATCGGCCTGTAACATTAGCCATCAAGTGAGTGTTTCACCATTATTTGGGACCAATGTTGTGGCCGACATTGCTCGATTACCTTTTTCTGAATCGAGCGTTGATGCCTGCTTGTTAAGCTTGTCGCTTAACTACCACCATAATCCACATCAAGTTTTACGAGAAGTTAATCGGGTAACCGTGGCCGGAGGCCATGTCATTATCATCGGTTTAAATCCGCTCAGCCCACTAGGGCTGGCACGATTTAGCCCGCCACTCAGTCATAAGTACCCTTATAATGGCCGGTTCTTTACCCAGTCACGGGTTAAAGACTGGTTAGGTGTATTGGGCTATCAGGTGATTGCTGAGCAAAAGGCGATTTACTCAAGTTTGATGATGAAACCAAGCCGAACTTATTATCTGCAGCAATTGATGGCGCATAATGTCCCGCAGATAGGGTCTTTTTATCTCATTTTGGCCAAAAAATTAGTGCGACCATTAACTCCAGTAAAACCACGTTGGAAGTTAAAACCCAAATCAGTCTTGTCACCCGTTGTCACGATGCAAAATGATAATGCCTAACATCAACCTGCCATAGTTTTAGCGATATTTACTCGCCCACGTTGTCGCAACTGCTACTTATTATGTTTGCGCGTCGACGCCAACTTGTTACTATACAATTAATCATTATTTACATATTTTAAAGAGTCTTTCGATGGCGTTACAAACTTATAATCGTCAGGTTGTGTTAGATACCGAAACAACGGGTATGAACCAAGCTGGTGGAGCGATTCACCTTGACCATAAAATCATTGAAATTGGCTGTGTTGAAGTCGTCAATCGTCGGTTAACGGGGCGTCATTATCATGTCTATCTTAATCCGGGGCGTTTAGTCGATGAAGAGGCATTTAAAGTTCACGGCATTAGCGATGAGTTTTTACGTGATAAACCACGATTTGGTGATATAGCCCAAGAGTTTATTGAGTTTATCGAAGGCGCTGAACTGATAATTCATAATGCACCCTTTGATGTTTCGTTTATGGATTATGAGTTTGGCTTGCTGGGCAGTGGCATTCCTAAAACGGCCGACATGAGCGGGATCCTTGATACGCTAGTGATGGCTAAGCAGATCCATCCAGGTCAGCGTAATAGCCTCGACGCGTTATGTAAGCGCTATGCTATCGATAACTCTTCACGTGAATTACACGGCGCATTATTAGATGCTGAGATCCTCGCCGAAGTATATTTAACGATGACAGGTGGCCAAACTGCCTTTAACTTGTCACTGGCGCAAGATAACGGTTTAGCAGGCAATGGCAGTTCCGGCATCGATCCTGCATTAGTATTATCGGTGATCAAAGCATCAGCTGCAGAACTTGAAGCACATCAATCACGACTCAATATTGTTAAGGATGCTGGTGGCAGTTGTTTGTGGCTACCTAATCAGTAAATCGTTGCACTTAGACTAACACTGAATTTTTTCAGGGAGAAAATGTGAATAGAATAAGGCTAGGTAAACGACTGGGGCGGTTAGCATGCTTAATGGTGCTAAGTACTGTATTGGCTGCACCAACCTTGGCGGTGCAGCATACCAGTGAAGAAACATCATTGCAGCAGACCCAGAAGTTACGGTTGTTATCTAATCGATTTCGAGTTGACCAGGCGATCGATAAAATTGTGTTTATTATCGACCGGGTGCCAGAGTCTGCGCCTATTATCTTAGTTCAGCCTGACGGCAGTAAACTTTATGCCAACCGCGAACATGATAATGTAAAATGGATGGACGGCAATGCTGGGGACATGATCGAAATTACTCAACCTCAGATTGGCCCTTGGCAAATTATTGGTGATATCTTGCCGAGCAGTGAAATAAGGTTAGCGACCTCGCTCCATCTTGTTGTTAATCCGATCCCCACTGAATTATTTTTTGGTGAAAAAATAAAATTAACCTCGTCATTAAAATTTAATAATAGGTTATTAAAAATTGGTCAGGTTGATGATCTAATTACCCATGAAGTGTATTTACGCAGTTCTGACAATCCACAACATAGTAACTTTGGCGCTGGCACTTTTATCATTGGCGACTTTATTGATAATGGCTTGGGCTTAGATGCTCGTTCTGGCGATGGGGTGTTTACCGGCCGACTTAATCTCGATAAGCCAATTGGTCATTATGAGTTATTAGTTAGGGTTGGTAATAAAGTCTTTGAACGCGAATATAAACAAGCGTTACTGCTACGGACTCAGCCTATTGCAGTCGACTTATTAACGGCGGCGATCAACGGTCAATATACCCTCAGGTTTATCGCTAATGCCAAAGTAGCGAACCTCGATAAAATGTTGTTGCAGATTAAAGTGAAAAACCCAGATGATACGACTAAGCATTACAGTATCAATGGGGTGGTCGCGAACCATTTATTTAAATTACCCGAAATTGAAACCCCTGGGCGTTATAAAATTGATATTGATGTTTTTGGCAGTACGGTTGATGGCCGGGACTTCGCTTTTTCTCTGAAACAACTAAAGGTTAAAATTGTTGCTTTGCCTACCAAGGCAGCTAAAAAGGCGTTGGCCCTATTTGATAGTGAGCAAGAGACGGCATTTGAACAGAAACTAAAGCGTAAAGCACGCGCCAAGGAGCGCCAAGCCGAGGACGATACAACAACCTTGATAATCATTGCTATTATGGTCAATGTAATTGTATTGACGGTCGGTGCGTTAATTATGTTTTTAGTCTTCAGGAAAAAGAAGCCGAAAAAGCCTAAAGAGCCGAAAAAGCCAAAAGAAGATAAGAAAAAAGAGGATGGCAAGAAAAAATGATCGGCTAATTCGCCAGTCAATATTGTTTAGACGCTTTTTTCATCTGCTTAGCGTTGAAATTTAATCACTTTGATGCAAAAGTGGTCGGTCAGACAAAAAAACGTGTTTGTAAGAAAAAACAGGTTGACGAACTAGGGGGGGAGCCGTATTATCAGCCCCGCAAACAACGAGACGGATTCGAAAGAAGAAGTCTTCGCTAAGTTAAGAATATATTCGAGGTCGTAAGACCGGTTCTTAACTAACACTAACTTGTTAGGGTTAAGCGACAACGGAGCGGTAGTTCAGTTGGTTAGAATACCGGCCTGTCACGCCGGGGGTCGCGAGTTCGAGTCTCGTCCGTTCCGCCAACGCTGTTTGTACAATGTAATAACTTAGATAGCTTTATCATAATTAATATGGGGCTATAGCTCAGCTGGGAGAGCACCTGCCTTGCACGCAGGGGGTCTGCGGTTCGATCCCGCATAGCTCCACCATATTAATTACCTGTGTCCCCTTCGTCTAGTGGCCTAGGACACCGCCCTTTCACGGCGGTAACAGGGGTTCGAAACCCCTAGGGGACGCCACTTTTTTGCGTCAAGTTACATCCTGATAAAACATTCCTTGCTTTAAATTAAACTATTTCTAATAAAACCCCCCTTAGAACTCTATCTGTTTTACCTGATCTCTTTTAAAATCAAAACAAAACAAAACAAAACAATACTTTCTGATGATCTTCTTTTTTTATGAGCTAATTTCTGATGTCCTAATAGTAATCCCCGTTAGATGATGATCACTTGTGCTTGATAAAACCATTTAGCCGGTCTGTTTCCGTTCCCATGAGTTAGTATTCCTGCATTGCCCTAAGTCGAGATATGTGTCTAAATTGATTTTCTCTACGCACAACTAGGTCATAAATTTAATGTAATTGGTATAATACCAATCCCATTAATTAAGTGATTACCTGAGCTTGATAAAATCCATTCATTCGGCGTTGCTCTCACTCCTAATAGCTAGCTATTACTCAATCGAGCGCCTTGTCTAAATTGATTTTCTCTACGCACAACTAGGTCATAAATTTAATGTAATTGGTATAAACATTTATCGGTTATAATCGAGCTAAACTCAGCTGTGATTTAATTGAAACGAGGTAAGCATGAAATTACATTGGACAGATTCACTAGATATTGCATTAGACCTGATAGAAGCACATCCCGACGTTGATCCCACCCAATTGCACTTTACTCAATTGATGCAATGGATCCTCGCTTTAGAAAATTTCGATGATGATCCTAAACATTGTGGTGAAAGAGTGCTTGAAGCAGTTCAGCTAGCATGGATAAGTGAAGTAGATTAGTCATTTTATACGAACTACATTAAGTAGCGAAGTGTTGTGGCACCTCGCTACCTGATATCAGTAGCTGTTAACGAGAGTAAAAACCGATTTATTTAAGTGGCACTGGTGTTATACCAATTACATTTAACAATTGACCACCTGTGCTGGTTTAAATCAACAATAACTGCGTACCTCTCAATCCCAATAGCTAGCTATTGGTCATTCGAGCGCCTTGTTCTTGAAAATTTCCCCTGCGCACAACAAGATCATATCTTTAATGCAATTGGTATTATTTGTAATTCTTCAGGGGCAAAATCATCGACGTTAATTGCCGCTAAACGGCCAACCTCAGTCACCCGTAGGTGTTGGGCTTCTTCTTCATCGATACAGCCAAGTGCTAAAGCACGATCGGCTAACTTATCCAAAAAGATTAATGGCTCTTTTTTCCCGGTTGCTTGGGATATCTTTTGTAATATTTTTTCAGCCACTAATATATCTCGCAAGGTCTGCTCTTGCACCCCGACCGGGTTATTTTCATTGGCGGATAAATACTGACCATAACCGAGCCTGTCGCGGCTTAAGCTCGGGCTTTGAATTAACTGCGCTACTTCTTGATCTAGTGCGTCGTAGGTCGTTACTAAGGTTATTCCCGTAGGGTAGAGCACCCAACGCAATATTTTACCAAGCAGTGGCGCGGGGAAATTACGTAATAGCTCATCGAGCGCGGTTTGTGCTTTAAATAACGAATCACGTACCGCCCAGTGCACTAAGGGTAAATCTTGTTGTTGGCGGCCTTCGTCATTAAAGCGCTTAAGCGTGGCAGAGCATAAATAAAGTTGGCTTAAAATATCACCTAAGCGCGCCGAGATGCGTTCTTTACGTTTTAACTCGCCGCCCAAGACGGCCATCGAGATATCAGATAAAAAGGCTAAATTAGCTGAAAAGCGATTCATGTGCTGATAATAACGCTTGGTTTCATCGTTAAATGGCGAGTTTGAGAATCGACTATTAGTGATGCCGAGCCAAAAACTGCGACAAAAGTTACTGACAGCAAAACCAATGTGACCAAAGACCGCGTGATCAAATTTCTCAAGGGCTTCACGTTCGTCGGTCAGTTGCGCCGCATCTAATTCAGCCAAGACATAAGGGTGGCATCGAATGGCGCCCTGACCATAAATAATTAACGAGCGGGTTAAAATATTAGCGCCTTCAACGGTAATGGCAATCGGAGCACCTTGATAACCGCGACCAATATAATTGTTAGGGCCCAGACAAATGCCTTTGCCACCGTGTATATCCATTGCATCAATGACACAGCGTTGCATCCGATCGGTTAAATGGTATTTTACGATGGCTGATACCACCGACGGTTTTTCACCTAAATCGATAGCACCTGTGGTCATGGTGGTCACTGCATCCATTAGATAGGCATTGCCACCAAGGCGTGCCAGTGGTTCTTCAACGCCTTCCATTTTACCAATCGGTATTTTAAATTGACGGCGGATCCTGCTATATGCTCCTGTGGCAATCGCCAAAGTTTTTATCGCACCCGTCGAGTTAGCAGGTAAGGTAATGCCGCGACCAACCGATAAACACTCCACGAGCATTTGCCAGCCACGCCCGGCCATTTCTGGGCCACCAATAATAAAATCGAGTGGGAAAAACACATCGTCACCAGATGTCGGACCGTTTTGAAACGGAATGTTTAACGGCAAATGACGCCGGCCAATGTTGACCCCGTCAATATCGGTTGGAATCAGCGCACAGGTTATACCCAGTTCAGGTTTACCACCAAGCAAGCCGTCTGGATCGCGTAACTTAAACGCTAGGCCTAATACCGTAGCAACGGGCGCAAGCGTGATATAGCGCTTGTTCCACGTTATTTTCATCCCGAGTATTTCTTCGCCTTGCCAGTCTCCTTTGCACACGATGCCATAATCGGGAATAGCACCCGCGTCGGAACCCGCTTCAGGGCTTGTGAGTGCAAAACAGGGTATTTCTTGACCGCTGGCTAGACGCGGCAAATAATGATCTTTTTGGGCTTGGGTGCCATAGTGTTGTAATAATTCACCTGGCCCTAATGAATTGGGCACACCGACGGTGGATGCTAATACGGTACTAATGCCAGACAATTTTTGTAATACCCGCGATTGGGCATAAGCTGAAAACTCTAGGCCCCCATATTGCTGCTTAAT is drawn from Gammaproteobacteria bacterium and contains these coding sequences:
- the iscX gene encoding Fe-S cluster assembly protein IscX, whose translation is MKLHWTDSLDIALDLIEAHPDVDPTQLHFTQLMQWILALENFDDDPKHCGERVLEAVQLAWISEVD
- a CDS encoding acyl-CoA dehydrogenase, encoding MLLLVVIFIFAVGFFAYKRASLITFTLAIGAYLVLLSLMGIAANLLLVIYIALAVVINTKTLRQQYLSRHMLKLYRTIMPEMSQTEKEALDAGTTWWEADLFRGAPNWHKMHNYPAPRLTPEEQAFLDGPVEVACSMVNDHQVCHQDADLSPELWLYLKDNGFFAMIIKQQYGGLEFSAYAQSRVLQKLSGISTVLASTVGVPNSLGPGELLQHYGTQAQKDHYLPRLASGQEIPCFALTSPEAGSDAGAIPDYGIVCKGDWQGEEILGMKITWNKRYITLAPVATVLGLAFKLRDPDGLLGGKPELGITCALIPTDIDGVNIGRRHLPLNIPFQNGPTSGDDVFFPLDFIIGGPEMAGRGWQMLVECLSVGRGITLPANSTGAIKTLAIATGAYSRIRRQFKIPIGKMEGVEEPLARLGGNAYLMDAVTTMTTGAIDLGEKPSVVSAIVKYHLTDRMQRCVIDAMDIHGGKGICLGPNNYIGRGYQGAPIAITVEGANILTRSLIIYGQGAIRCHPYVLAELDAAQLTDEREALEKFDHAVFGHIGFAVSNFCRSFWLGITNSRFSNSPFNDETKRYYQHMNRFSANLAFLSDISMAVLGGELKRKERISARLGDILSQLYLCSATLKRFNDEGRQQQDLPLVHWAVRDSLFKAQTALDELLRNFPAPLLGKILRWVLYPTGITLVTTYDALDQEVAQLIQSPSLSRDRLGYGQYLSANENNPVGVQEQTLRDILVAEKILQKISQATGKKEPLIFLDKLADRALALGCIDEEEAQHLRVTEVGRLAAINVDDFAPEELQIIPIALKI
- a CDS encoding TIGR03503 family protein, yielding MNRIRLGKRLGRLACLMVLSTVLAAPTLAVQHTSEETSLQQTQKLRLLSNRFRVDQAIDKIVFIIDRVPESAPIILVQPDGSKLYANREHDNVKWMDGNAGDMIEITQPQIGPWQIIGDILPSSEIRLATSLHLVVNPIPTELFFGEKIKLTSSLKFNNRLLKIGQVDDLITHEVYLRSSDNPQHSNFGAGTFIIGDFIDNGLGLDARSGDGVFTGRLNLDKPIGHYELLVRVGNKVFEREYKQALLLRTQPIAVDLLTAAINGQYTLRFIANAKVANLDKMLLQIKVKNPDDTTKHYSINGVVANHLFKLPEIETPGRYKIDIDVFGSTVDGRDFAFSLKQLKVKIVALPTKAAKKALALFDSEQETAFEQKLKRKARAKERQAEDDTTTLIIIAIMVNVIVLTVGALIMFLVFRKKKPKKPKEPKKPKEDKKKEDGKKK
- a CDS encoding methyltransferase domain-containing protein, encoding MFYRPAFNNHRVLPPANWHELAQGQWLLDQVNEQLTPWWPRIFGYHLLKLGSLSHTIDTSACNISHQVSVSPLFGTNVVADIARLPFSESSVDACLLSLSLNYHHNPHQVLREVNRVTVAGGHVIIIGLNPLSPLGLARFSPPLSHKYPYNGRFFTQSRVKDWLGVLGYQVIAEQKAIYSSLMMKPSRTYYLQQLMAHNVPQIGSFYLILAKKLVRPLTPVKPRWKLKPKSVLSPVVTMQNDNA
- the dnaQ gene encoding DNA polymerase III subunit epsilon — protein: MALQTYNRQVVLDTETTGMNQAGGAIHLDHKIIEIGCVEVVNRRLTGRHYHVYLNPGRLVDEEAFKVHGISDEFLRDKPRFGDIAQEFIEFIEGAELIIHNAPFDVSFMDYEFGLLGSGIPKTADMSGILDTLVMAKQIHPGQRNSLDALCKRYAIDNSSRELHGALLDAEILAEVYLTMTGGQTAFNLSLAQDNGLAGNGSSGIDPALVLSVIKASAAELEAHQSRLNIVKDAGGSCLWLPNQ